A window of Lagopus muta isolate bLagMut1 chromosome 14, bLagMut1 primary, whole genome shotgun sequence contains these coding sequences:
- the SHROOM1 gene encoding protein Shroom1 isoform X3 translates to MAVSENETERWPRRHGGGIGALMEPTAAPDSSRLSPVPSLGSTDHILHLPGRADSAYSSFSGGSNVPEYHTPSCYEADCCSASEQVPYMDSEYVRGIYNLSAASSALRCLQPCQAPAQGIPASSHSPALAECSSGTPSHGTLDQGLLPPAAPPPSPPMRLDSYRVTRHLESTKGKGRRNSGGLSECIVQQSAPCMDSQLVSALHGQTGAGSGEPAVVAARRRALENKGPSGSADGISVSKLQGLKAEENGEWSPSQKPVRRSNPHVYSRPSSFIFQEYLKTDSMANIPKILSAYGSAHMHSVSEEVKPRPYTCAHSSPGAAGDAGGGELCPCSAHRAVLGDAELQSRWKGSPLCAQCPLRAELPLNVGQEVFEDICDLKCTENALLIKNASRKFSICTDKNGCYDYKGEIGSVVREPLLNPPGKMQKSPLSCSSDAVELEQPPSGKLDHGNKQCCDNTEQMAFLRSKEDSSSQPVNEGCANSSSPGLNVQLEQEQPPVPYQKCQPGLQQELLRQALYDPAGEQITRQTTPMLYYLSGGRAANATHHTKLTQCPEGVRSSPKGFATSSHAASAWSTEMQRESSQPRKAEHRQHCANGDPLNEAEDIALGTPASSVEESSKNDYREKLKVAQKKVLRETSFKRKDLQMSLPVRLRQKPSKRPSIEHLRSFSLSNANEDSKPAPCSASHLESLEGFNKDTEIKRPQAGRLGGRKRLTKEEKKLCYSEPEKLNLLADKEVQGSRGSDESTEQDMATARRRTSESRGRALSSSSISRTELKQIQHTALMEYMERKISQRPGSTQHTPLHKLPLQTGPSHPKWPPGRSSNLGESRKAPSNDASCQVFSEEAAPDVFPPSSPVPSPDADGGCRTVPAKPSLHPAAPDCSCSTECVSVHSIPLSGAAAQGREVEHPSMQAADRCASCAVPPAQPCGNHISTPSSHDPRGDGCQNHEDQDSVVGSSLCQHSEEPAASSSIPSPRKGSRDDAQIEKKSRSGSQTGSALTMCPELQPKASSAAAAEENVASCLVLPAQPQQGDGGAVPGRGAKEAAAHSGCDLQEGETDLPQRRLCSPEDRRYEELAMALIAKDSSLVDVLMPYPVRKTALDLMEGLFPVNISVLEMHRRKADLRRARENDRKSSGDVTEECPESELTVKQRSEDPTGKGNCALGRSAEDTKDLDDITCKKLELISSLRAKVRALAEDRELILAEAKECAERGEELEAAVRAACKPNEFERYLMFIGDLEKVVSLLLCLSSRLARVQNAMRKIDGNTDAEEKQSLNERHKLLSRQREDAKDLKENLDRRERVVAGILAKYLTDQQLQAYRHFVQLKTSLLIEQRDLEEQIKFFEEQLENLEKSIPL, encoded by the exons ATGGCTGTATCTGAGAACGAGACAGAGAGATGGCCTCGCAGGCACGGCGGTGGAATAGGAGCACTGATGgagcccacagctgctcctgacAGCAGCCGTCTGTCCCCAGTGCCATCCCTTGGCAGCACAGACCACATCCTGCACCTCCCTGGGCGAGCAGACTCTGCGTACAGCTCTTTCTCAGGGGGTTCAAATGTTCCAGAGTATCACACCCCATCGTGTTATGAAGCAGACTGCTGTTCAGCTTCAGAGCAGGTACCGTACATGGACTCGGAATACGTAAGAGGCATTTATAACCTCAGCGCAGCAAGCTCTGCTCTCAGATGCCTGCAGCCGTGCCAGGCACCAGCCCAGGGCATCCCTGCTTCCTctcacagccctgctcttgCTGAGTGCAGCAGTGGCACTCCTTCCCATGGGACGCTGGACCAGGGACTGCTGCCTCCGGCTGCACCTCCGCCCTCTCCTCCCATGCGACTCGACAGCTACAGAGTCACCAGACACCTGGAAAGCACAAAGGGGAAAGGGAGGCGGAACTCTGGAGGTCTCAGTGAGTGCATTGTGCAGCAGTCTGCTCCTTGCATGGACAGCCAGCTGGTGAGTGCATTGCATGGCCAAACAGGGGCTGGAAGCGGTGAGCCAGCTGTAGTGGCAGCTAGGAGAAGGGCTCTGGAAAATAAGGGTCCTTCTGGTTCTGCAGATGGAATATCTGTATCAAAACTTCAGGGGttaaaggcagaagaaaatggagagTGGAGCCCATCCCAAAAGCCTGTGAGGAGAAGTAATCCCCACGTTTACAGCAGGCcatcttccttcatttttcaagaGTATTTGAAGACTGATTCCATGGCTAACATCCCTAAAATTCTGTCTGCTTACGGTTCAGCTCACATGCACAGTGTTTCTGAAGAGGTGAAGCCCAGGCCCTACACatgtgcacacagcagccctggtgctgctggtgatGCAGGAGGGGGTGAACTGTGCCCATGCAGTGCACACCGGGCAGTGCTCggggatgcagagctgcaaagCCGATGGAAGGGATCCCCACTGTGCGCTCAGTGCCCGCTCCGTGCTGAGCTGCCTCTGAACGTGGGTCAGGAGGTGTTTGAGGACATTTGTGACTTGAAATGTACGGAGAATGCTCTCCTTATAAAAAATGCATCCAGGAAGTTCAGCATCTGTACAGATAAAAATGGGTGCTATGACTACAAAGGAGAAATTGGGAGTGTTGTTAGGGAACCGCTTCTGAACCCACCGGGCAAAATGCAGAAATCGCCTCTAtcctgcagcagtgatgctgtagAATTGGAGCAGCCTCCCTCTGGGAAGTTGGATCATGGCAATAAGCAGTGCTGTGATAATACTGAGCAAATGGCTTTTCTTAGATCAAAGGAAGATTCCTCATCACAGCCTGTAAATGAAGGTTGTGCCAATAGCAGCAGTCCTGGCCTTAATGTGCAGCTAGAGCAAGAGCAACCTCCTGTTCCTTATCAGAAATGTCAGCCTGGACTTCAGCAAGAGCTCTTAAGACAGGCACTGTATGATCCTGCCGGTGAGCAAATAACCAGACAGACAACTCCGATGCTTTATTACCTGTCTGGGGGAAGGGCTGCCAACGCCACACACCACACTAAGCTCACACAATGTCCAGAGGGTGTGAGGAGCTCACCAAAGGGATTTGCAACAAGCAGCCACGCTGCCTCAGCATGGagcacagagatgcagaggGAAAGCAGTCAGCCCCGAAAGGCTGAGCATCGCCAGCACTGTGCCAACGGGGATCCCCTGAACGAGGCTGAAGACATCGCTCTCGGGACTCCTGCTTCATCCGTGGAGGAGAGTTCTAAGAATGACTACAGAGAGAAACTTAAAGTGGCTCAGAAAAAGGTTCTGAGAGAAacttcctttaaaagaaaagacttACAAATGAGTTTGCCTGTTAGACTGAGACAAAAGCCCTCCAAAAGGCCTTCAATTGAGCACCTTAGATCTTTCTCATTGTCCAATGCAAACGAAGATTCCAAACCTGCTCCTTGTTCTGCTTCTCACCTAGAATCCTTGGAAGGTTTCAATAAAGACACAGAAATTAAGAGGCCTCAAGCAGGTCGATTagggggaaggaaaaggttgacaaaagaggaaaagaaactgtGTTATTCTGAACCTGAGAAACTCAATCTGCTGGCAGACAAGGAAGTCCAGGGGAGCAGAGGCAGCGATGAGAGCACCGAGCAGGATATGGCCACAGCCAGGAGAAGGACTTCAGAGAGCAGAGGCAGGGCTCTTTCCAGTTCGAGCATCTCCAGGACGGAGCTGAAGCAAATCCAGCACACTGCACTGATGGAGTACATGGAACGGAAGATCAGTCAGAGACCAGGCAGCACGCAGCACACCCCACTCCATAAACTGCCCCTGCAGACGGGGCCTTCGCATCCTAAATGGCCTCCTGGCAGGAGCTCTAACCTCGGTGAGAGCAGAAAGGCACCAAGCAATGATGCTTCCTGCCAGGTGTTCTCTGAAGAAGCAGCACCAGAtgttttccctccttcctcacCTGTTCCCTCACCAGACGCAGACGGTGGATGCAGGACGGTGCCAGCAAAGCCCAGcctgcatcctgcagcaccGGATTGCAGCTGCAGCACCGAGTGTGTGTCTGTGCACAGCATCCCTCTGTcgggtgctgctgcccaggggagGGAAGTGGAGCATCCTTCCATGcag GCTGCAGACAGATGtgccagctgtgcagtgccaccAGCCCAGCCTTGTGGAAACCACATCAGCACCCCCAG TTCCCATGATCCCAGGGGAGACGGATGCCAGAACCACGAAGATCAAGACAGTGTTGTTGGAAGCTCTCtgtgtcagcacagtgaggagccagctgccagcagctctatCCCCAGcccaagaaaaggaagcagggaTGATGctcaaatagaaaagaaaagcagaagtggatCTCAGACTGGCAGTGCTTTAACGATGTGCCCGGAGCTGCAGCCGAAGGCAAGCAGTGCTGCGGCTGCTGAGGAGAATGTGGCAAGCTGCCTTGTGCTGCCAGCTCAGCCTCAGCAAGGAGATGGAGGTGCAGTCCCAGGTCGGGGTGCAAAGGAAGCAGCTGCACACAGTGGCTGTGATCTGCAGGAGGGCGAGACGGACCTGCCCCAAAGGAGGCTGTGCTCTCCTGAGGACCGGCGTTACGAGGAGCTTGCGATGGCTCTCATtgccaaagacagctctctggTTGATGTCCTCATGCCTTATCCTGTTAGAAAAACTGCTCTGGACTTGATGGAGGGTCTTTTCCCTGTTAACATTTCCGTGTTGGAAATGCACAGAAGGAAGGCAGATCTGCGACGTGCGCGGGAGAATGA caggaaaagcagtggAGATGTGACAGAAGAATGTCCTGAGTCTGAACTCACCGTCAAGCAAAGGAGTGAAGatcccactgggaagggaaACTGTGCTCTGGGCAGGAGTGCAGAAGACACGAAGGACCTAGATGACATCACGTGTAAGAAG ctgGAGCTCATCTCCAGCCTTAGGGCCAAAGTGCGGGCGCTGGCAGAGGACAGGGAGCTCATCCTTGCTGAGGCCAAGGAGTGTGCAGAGCgtggtgaggagctggaggcTGCCGTGCGTGCTGCCTGCAAGCCCAACGAGTTTGAGCGCTACCTGATGTTCATCGGCGACCTGGAGAAGGTGGtgagcctgctgctctgcttgtcCAGCCGCCTCGCCCGCGTCCAGAATGCCATGAGGAAGATCGATGGCAACACAGATGCTGAGGAGAAG CAATCGCTGAATGAACGGCACAAGCTCTTGTCTAGACAACGGGAGGATGCAAAGGACCTGAAAGAAAACCTGGATCGCAGGGAGCGGGTGGTGGCTGGGATCCTTGCCAAATACCTGACCgaccagcagctccaggcctACAGGCACTTTGTGCAACTGAAGACCTCTTTGTTGATTGAACAGAGGGACCTCGAAGAACAGATCAAATTTTtcgaggaacaattagaaaatCTAGAGAAAAGCATCCCTCTCTAA